The following nucleotide sequence is from Ornithodoros turicata isolate Travis chromosome 2, ASM3712646v1, whole genome shotgun sequence.
caattctaccaaatttgtggcgccgtcgaacactatgatgtcatttgtttacaaacagggagaggacTATTGTTGGACAGAAAcggaaaacgatctaagcatgttgcactccttcgcaggcaactcaaggtctaactcaactgctcacgcgcgctgcacctgcgtaatgctattttgtgtccgaagtaacttggaagtaactcgttctttttttttaagtaactcagtaactgcgagttacatttcaggctgaagaacttcgttattaacttagttatatTTTGCACATGGTAACTTAACTTCGAACGCGTTCTTTTtaacgggtaacttctcaatctatggttatTAATAGTATAGATCTTATCAGGAATTACCGCTCAGTGAATATTGATCGCCACATTGATCAGGCAATTTTTGTGACTCCATGGTTATCTGTATCAACAACACTTTAGCAGTCGATAGGTTTCagttatcacatcatcatcatccattcatctatgttgttgttgttcagttaTCCAATGCGTAGCAAATGCCGTGTTTTTAATCATTCGTTATTCGGTCACTGGCTACTCTTCCTGTTtccttattccttcctatttctttctttctttattttctttcctttttatttagTTATTATTTCTtggttttctttatttatttatttctggaatagcaagccgacgtctcgtttggctgacctttcccccgtttttttttcctttcgtctaataaatatacccccccccccgtttcctGTTGTTATTCGTTCAGTCGGAGGCACcatatgaacaacaacaactagtAGTACGTATCAGTCGAAAACTCCGTACCCGTAACCGAAAACAAGTTGTCACTTATCAACAAACTAGTTCAGTGAGTTTTCACCAGCAAGTCTCTATCTGTCACAGTCCGTGTCTCGAACTTAAATTAGTCAGCGACGTCATCAATCAACCACCATCAATCGGTTTTTGTGAGTCAGCCTTATCGCTCAATTCATGAAGAGGTAGTCTATCCATCAACCATGCATATTTAGACAGACACTGTGCACTGAACCTCAGCAAGTTCCACTGACCTTAACACACGTATAGCTGAGTCTATatcctcaactcaactcaataGTAGCCAACAGCAATCGCGGGACAACCTCAGACAGTCAGTTCGTCCTCATCACATCGCACCTCCAACACTGAACTCTCACCAACTGTTCAGCAATCTGTACTCTCacgatgggtagaaatccagcgaaccggtagagatgtaggaagggacaACTCCCTTCCTGTACTCTCACGAGTTTTTCATGCAGTCAATATCAGTGAATCGATCCCAATAGACTCATTTTAATAGAACTAATTATGTAAAACGGTGGGTACTTTagtagcgacttccgtggatcGATCATGTGATCATCCAGGGCTGTCTCCCATTAATACTATACCAATCGATAAATGCAGCGCAGCGAGGGCATaccgcttaaaaaaaaaaacacgcacaaATTTACTCACCCGATAAGATGCCCTGCTTCAGACGTCGTGCAGTGAGAGGATTACCAAGATAGTTTCGCTTGACTATAGTTGTCATGAGATGAAAAGTTGTAGAGAAGATGGGGGAGCTTGGGACTAAACCCCACGGTACAAGGATTAAAAGTTGTGACACATGGATTAAATACGACAGGAAATACTGTGGACGTTTCGAGAGGGTTGTGCCCGTATCAATAAGCTCACACGCCTGCATGGAGCGCATGGGAAACACAATGACGGGCAGGGCCGAAACAACACCACATTACGTTGTCGCGAACAACGCGGAAGTTGTCCGCTGTTCGGCGCTACCTGCGTGGATGTAGTGCAATCTCCAGACGTGATCGGATATCTCATGATATCAATCTCAATCGACTGTTATTTGCAATTTTCACTTCAGTACTCTTAATGCACTTGTGACGGGTATATTGCAATGGGTAAACTTCCGCTATTGCTTTTCAGAATATCCTCGCGTAGCAGTCCGAAGAATACCGGCTTACACGACACATCGCACCTACGACAGTTTTTCGCCGAACGATTACAACTACGAAAATGTGACATCGCTCCGAAGACCGTCCCCGGTAAAGGTGTGCTTGCAAATAAACAGCTTACCGGAGCCTGCTATTTTTCCTCGTTACTTCACACAACTTTTCTCCACACGTTTCCGCAGCACATGGACAATGAGGTGCGGTACGCTGAACTGTCCTTGCCTCGCACGAAATACCCCGTGCGGATTCGTGAGCAGCCAACCGAGTACGCCCAGATCGACTTCCAGCGGTCCGGAGTGCTGTTCAGCAACGTGGCACCACCGCCACCGCCTCCGGACCCCGAGGAGGACGACCCCTGTGCGGTCACCTCGGAGACGCCGCTCATGAACAGTATGCAACCCACAAGCCGGGTAAGGCGGAGGAAAACATGATTTATCCACGCATTCCACTTATTCTTACAGCTACTGGCGTAAAACAAGTTGCTGCTTCATTAATGAGGCTTCCGTCCTCCTGCATATTTAAATCTGCCACATGTCAAACTATGAGCTAACCAGCATGTCATATTCACTTATGTTCACACAACATTCATGGAAAGTTTCTTTATGCTGATATGTATACAGTTGCTGTTGTAGAGATGCCTTGGCTGAACTCGCCTTTGCTGCAAAAACCTTCGTcccgcttttttttctctctctctctctctctttctgttatcAACATCGCGAGATTGCTGTTTAACAAATATTTGCGTTGTTTTGGTAGTACTGCCTCTCAAGCTCTCCGAGGTGTAAGTTACCATATTTTGATACGCAATGATGAAGAAATCACGCTTGCTGAGACCTGGCTCCTGTGGGCACCTGTTGATCGTGCGGGTGTGTTTAGCCTCGCAATAAGAGCGTTGGTGAACGTAGATGGCAATCTTTCTTTTGTCACGCATCTTTATCAAAAGTTTAACTCGCTATTGCCATCGTGTAGCATGCAGTTTATGTGTCCCCTCCTGCAATTAGATGTTGAGCTGCTTCTTTTCCTCCACTACAAAGGTACAAAATCCTATGGAACAGTGCAGACAGCCCTACAGAACCATGCAGTACTCTGCAGAGACTCGGGGTCCGATTGCACCTCACTGACCAACAGGGATCCACAGGTGTGTCGGACAGGAAGGATGGCATCAATAGGGCACAGGCGATGCTTATGCACATAGAGCACAGAGACGCGCACGCGGAACGCATATAACACCCAGATTCATTTGCAAGGATCGTTCAAGGTTGACAGAGACTTCTGCTTGAGAAAAATCAGTGAGGAAATGTACCTTAATAAAACTTTCGGAGGACGACGTGCAATCCTTCTCCGGTCAGCGGCACATGAACGGCAACGCCATGAATGGTAACGCCAGTGAACATCACAGGAgttgagcaagccatcctcgagaaccggcAAGTAACAGATCCGGACAGTGCAGCCCAGCGTTATATTAGTGTTGGCATTGTGGAGAAAATCATTCACATGTACTTACTGTTCCGAAAAGGCTGTGTAACATGTGTTCCCCGACACCACATTTGTGACTAGAATGGAGCGCGCATGgtagtctctgagcagctgctgaaccagTTTCAATCCGAGGGAGACGAATTTTTGCAACcaatcatcacatgtgatgaaacctgggCACATCATTTCTCCCCAGAGACAGAAAGAAGCAGCATAGAATGAAGACATCAGATTTCCCCGCCAATAAAGAAAAGCAAGAAGTCTGCGAAGCCTGCTGGGAAGTCCATGGGAACcgtcttctgggacatgcggGGTGTCATCTATGTGGAATTCTTGGAGCAAGGTgtcacgattaatgcccagtacCATTCCACGTTGATACAGGGTGTCGTGCGAAACGCAATTCGCAAGAAAAGGCCTGGGATGTTGTCTGGAAGGGTAATTTTTCATGAGAACGCCAGGCCTCACACAGCGGATTTGACGGTAGCAACCATGGTCGTAATGCGCTGGGAGGTTTTGCTCCATACCTCTTACAGCCCGATTTATCCCCAAGCGATTACCATCGGGCCCCTTAAAGGGCCCCTTGGAGGAAAGATGTTCCACACAGAggaagccctccagaaagatgtcctgcagtgaCTACGACAGTAGCCCACttctttctacgccaaaggcatcaaagagttgccacagcgatggcagcggtgtctagagacgcgcacggtgaatactttgaaaaGTTGACATAGTTTGGTTCTTCGCAAAGtttcggtcaaccttgaacgacccttgtagtTCGAACGACAGAAAATAGTACGTGATACACCTGCATGATGATACGCTGCCGTAAAGGGGCGGTCACACTGGTAAAACATTATACACCAAACACGAACATTCCTTCAAACATGTATGACGAACATGTATGACGAACACCCTCCAAACATGTTCGTTTATACACTCCTGGTCACACTGATCATACACGTCCGAAACATGTTCAACAACCTcgttgtataaccagtgtgaccagACTGTCATACAAATGTATGATACGACAACGTTTAACAACATGTTGTGAAACGTGTTGCGATGTATTTGGACACCGTTCAAAAGCAGCAGTGTTCCGTGCGACGATTTTGAGTGAAATAAAAATTTGCGTCACATCACACTGACATTCATTTATATTTACGAAAGCATGTTGCGTTTTGGAAACCATGTGACAACAGCTAATGGCGACATTTGTTTAGTTCACTTTGGTGAAGGCTCCTGACCGTCCAGACGATAGAAATGGCGAGCTCTTTTCCGGTGCACTTGGAGGCCGATCTGATCACTTTGGTGGAAGAACGGCCTGCCTTGTGGCAGATTAAACACCACGACTATCACAAGAAAGACGTTCGCGAGAGATTGTTTGGGGAAATCGCGCTTGAACTTGGAGTGGAGGGTGAGTATCCGTTTTTAACATAGCCCGAGCGTGTATGCTCATTTTCTAAATTATTCCAGTTGCCGCTGTAAAGGCAAAATGGAACTCGCTCCGATcggcgtttgccagagagcaaagGAAGACTTTAGCCAAGCGGTCAGGGGACGGCGGAGATCAGGCGTACGTTTCGTCGTGGACTCATTTCAAGAGGATGAGGTTCATCGCATCTGGAAATCCAAGGAGCGGTAGCGACTCCAGCCTCGACGAGTCGTCATCTTCCCCCTTAACCCCGACTCCCGCCGTTCAGGTATGATCACACATGCCACTGGTATGTATTTCACGTCATTGAGTGgcaagatacgaaggcagaaaaataggcgatgtcaagttgccgccggtggtgagtaaatcaaagagtgctATTAAACGGTAGCAGCAACTtctttatttacacatggttaccatgtgtaaataaataagttgctgcTACCGTTTAATGTCATTCTTGGACAAATAATGGCAGTGAAACCCTTTTCACACAGTTTTACCAAACTTGTGTTTAGAAATGATATGCGAACTGGAAAATTAAGAGCACAGAGATTCCCTTTGTACGTTCCTTCCAGCCTCTAAACAACTTTGTATCGCGTTGCAATTGTTTTACCAAAATTCATATTTTTTTACTTGCACCACATTTAATTATCACTTTCTGCAAACAGCTGTTTTCGTCTTTGCACCTTCTCTCCCATTTTTAGCGACTGATCGTATTGCTACACTAGCTACAAGCAGTTGCCATGAACGCACACAAAGCATTTTCTTTTACTGTGACAAATTTTGCTGCAACTAGCTTCTTACTGAAGCATTTTcgttccgttttcttttttgctgcttGCACGAGTGTCATAATTGTGTGAATTATTGACAGAACACAGCAGAATCCTTCTGTTGAGCTGTTGGAAACTGCTGCTTTGGTTCCAACATGACATTGCAGTAGAGTGTGTGCAAAGAAAGAGTCTCATTGGTCgtctttttatattgtttcacATGTTAGGCTCTACTGGAGTCGACACAAAGAAGTGTTGCAATTGTTGAGGATGATGATGAACGACATGAAGTCGGTCGTGCCCTGATGGAGGAAGACCTTGAGCCTATGGCCACGCAGTCGACTGCCCGTGCAGAGCACTTTTCTCCAGTGAGCACACACGGCTCACAACCTCGCAAAAGGGCTCGGACAGCTACAGAAGAGTCCCCAACGGTGCTGGAGCGACGGACACTACTCTTGCAAGCAGCCATCGATAGACTGAACCGGCCGGCTGCTACTTGCCAAACAGATGAGGTCGATGATTATGTCAAACGGCTAGCAAATGTGTTGCGCCGCGTTCCATCTGGACTGCAGCGTGAAAAACTATTTCACGCGTTAATGACTAAGGCACTTAACACAGTGTTTGAAACGACAGACTTTGGCATAGAGTTTTGAACCACTTTGGATCTacagtgttcttttttttgcgcGGTACGTTGAGATGTATTTGGAGTGACAACGGCAGGAGTTTCATGCTCAAATAAACATTTATCTGTAATTTTTCCAAAATAGAACTATATTGCAAAGTTGTAATGGATGTCATTTCGCAAAACAAGGGTTAACAACATTGAAGAAGGTATATCGGGGAAGGAAGCGTGGTGGAGCACATGTAAAATGGCGAGCCGGTATCACGGTCTCTGAATCACGGTCTGGCCCAGACGATCCTTCATCCCTCCTGGAGCAGCGCTCGGCACTTCCAGAGGCTGCTGTGAACAGATTGTCCCGTCCTGCTACTCAAACGGATGAGGTTGACAACTTCCTGAGGCAGCTGggagactgcatacgttgtgtaCCTTCAGGAATAGAACGGGACAGACTATTTCTGGCACTGTGGGCAAAAGTGCTAAATGGAAAGCACAAAACAACAGAGTTTAGCACAGAGTAAATATAGTTTCTGATTGAAACATTAGCAGAATGCTTCTTTATTATGCGATATGCATATTTCTGCACAGTCCTTCGCCCCTTCTGGAGCAGCGCGCAGCAATTAACAGGCTGCTGTGGACAGATCATCCCGTCCTGCAATGTAGATACATATACAGCAAATCTCGGTTATAACGAACCCACTTATGACGAATTTCCGATTATAACGAATGCATCGAATGGCAATATTTTGAATGCTGTCAAGGCTGTATAATGAACTTTGGATCGAACAGGTTGCGCATGACCGCAGAGTTTGTTATAAACGAAATTTACTGTAATATGCGATACAGCATCATGTTCCCACGTACCTGCTTCACTCCAGTCCGATTGATCGGCGCTGCCAGCTCACACTCCCCGGACCGTTAAAATAGGCGCAGAAGTCTTCCCGCACCTGCTTGGCCCTAGCTGTATGGTTCTGGCCCTGAGCACCTTGTCCCTGTGCTTCGGGCAAGCCACGATGGCACTGCCTCCAGGCACCGAGGTTCACTTCACCTATAATTGTAATCGATAAATGCCAAGGTCACCATGTGTGAGCAGTAACTTGCTTGTGGAGGAAAGCATCTTTCCACCATCCACAACCTGCAGTGACATGAATTAGGGAGCTTACTTATTTGGCTAATGCCAATTATGTGGAGAGAGGATGTCACCTGTGAGGATATCTTCGGTGTCGAGATATCCAGGAGGTGTGTACAGCCTCTTTGTGGGCCTGGCATGTCGAAGCATATTGTGCAAGACCACACAGGCTTTCACCAGATCCTTGGCATTTTCAGCACTGGACCGTATCGGACTCCTGAAAAGCTGCCACCGGCTTGCCAGGACACCGAAAGCATTTTCGACGACCCTTCTGGCCCTTGATAGCCTGCAATCATTGCAAGTAGTTGTTGCAGCAGTACCAAAATGTATACAATCTCAGTATTGTAGGATATGTTTAAGATGTAGGATAGGATGCATGCACCTTTTATTGTGTATGCGTATTTGTCATGCATTACAAGTAACATGCAGTTTTCTGCCAGTACAGGCTGCCATCCAACCTGTAATTGTATATCCGTCTTTCTGTGTCAAGTTCCCGGGCTGGAAATGGTCTTTGCAGATAGGGCTTCAGCCCAAACCCTTCGTCGCCTACAATAGTGTATGGAAGGGCTTTATCACCGCCACGGGGAACTCGAGGCGAAGGAATGTGAACGGTGTTGCCCTCAATGGCGTCCTTGAGGCTGGAATTGTTCCAGACTGCACTGTCCGAGAGCCTCCCATTCCTTCCAACATCAATGTACAGAAATTCAAGGTCTGCACCAACAAGTGCCATGAGCACAATACTGAAGCTGCCCTTGTAATTTCTGTACATAGCGCCAGAGGATGGTGGAGGTAGGACCTGGACGTGTTTACCGTCCAGGGCCCCAATGCAGTTAGGAAAATTCCAGGCATCTTCGAACGCCGCGGCAACCTCCATCCACTGAGCCTCTGTCGTCGGTGTTGTGAGGTAAACTGGCTGGAGCACTTTGTAGATGACCTGACACACTTCACGCACTATGCCCGCAACAGTGTTGTGTGCCAATCGGAACTGGAACCCCAGTGAGTGAAACGATTCACCTGTGGGGAGTTAATGTGTGAACTATGATGATAGTAGCTACAAAGAGTGAGTCACTTGCATGGCATACACTGTACAGACTGAAGTAATGATGGGCAGACCGCGATATTATATGCAGTAAAAGCACGGTTGATAACAATGCAAATATGCAGCTGTCATATCAGCTAAGAACTGATCATAACACAGAAGAATAAAATGAGGGAGCATGCACAAGGCATGGGGGAGGGCAAGTATGCATTTTCATGCACTATAAAAGCCACGCTATTGCGTTCATACGGTCTCAAAACATGCAAATACAATTCAGTTGAACTCGTGCATGTCCAGGAACGCAACCTGCGAAACATGCAAATCTGCAGTCGGGATGAGCGATACCGATTAGCAGTCTTAAGTAACTTCGTTACGAGTAACTACTTGCAGTAGAAAGTTAGCAAGTTTTAACTGCAGCCAATCTCTTTTCTACTGTTTTTAATCAAAATTTCTATTTCGTCCCAACTTCTTGATGCCACCGGTGATCATGCAGTGGCCTGCCCCCTGAGAAGAGTAAAATATCCGTGTAGGGAAGCAAACGGTACTAAAAATCTCCATAGTATTTAATAGCGTCAAGGATCAAACATGGAGGAGATTTTCAGGGGTAGTCTTAGTAATGTGAAATTGTAGCATTAACTTCAAATAGTAGCTGCTGTGCAGAAGGTGCAGCTCTGCTCATTTCGTATCACTGCGAACAGTACGTGTAACAGAAGCTGCTCACAACGTTTATGTTTAAAAAATTAACCAAGTACCTTTTGCTCCAGTAAGTGTAACCAACTTATTAACTATTCAAAGTAAATTTTCCCaagggtgcaaaaaaaaaaaaaaaaaactaaagcaGAGAGCAGTATACATTGTTTTGTCAATTGTGCAATCACAGATGGAAGGTGTGAGTGAAACAGTGACCTGATAGCCAGCCATCACAACAAACACCACAGTCGAAGCAAGAGAGACAGTAGCTCTTAATTTGGATGCCATTGAAGCTCGCTATCTGTAAATGTTACCTCGATACCCGAAGAGTATTAGACAACTGAGACCTCTAAAAAAGCTTTTGGATGGTGAGTGCTTAAATTGTTTAGAGTTCGCTGTAGCTGGGGAAAAAGTGGGGAACCTGCCTTGACCTCTCCGGGAAGTGCTCCTGTCTTTCCACATAACTTAATTAAGTTTCCGGAGGCTCACCTGTTGCAAGATGCCTCAACGTGACAGCGAGACGTTCTCCTGGAGATATTGCCGCTCGGAAGTTCGTGTCTTGCTTCTCGATATATGGGCGAACCATGTTTAGTAGATACTCGAACGTCGCCACGTCCATGCGCAGGTATCTTCTGTATCCGTCGTGATCTTCGACCGCCAGCTCCCGCATTAGATTTTCATAGCAGCTCATCTGGGGCCGTCGCAATAGATACGGCTTTACCCAGACGCTGCGTCGTTTGGGACGCTGACCACGGCTGCCAGAGCTGGCGCTTAATTCTTCCTCTGCTTCCAACAGAGCAATAGCTGCAAGGGCGAGCTCACAGTTTTCGTCATCCACCACGATCTCTGCTGTAAATAAGGGGAGAAGAATAGCGTTCGCGCGGCACCACGGCGGCCCAAAGCAATGTCTAATATATGCACACTGACATTGACACTCACCATTCCTGCTTGGATGACCTGCCTCGAGATTCATCGGCGTGGAATGTGGTCGcgatgtcacaaaaaggcgtagcaGAAGGATCAAATCGCAGGACCAAGCTCGAACGTGAAAAGAAGACCGATATATCACGTGCGCGCCGTGCCAGCCGTGCTGTTCATTGGAAGCAGGTTGGTGACGTCTACTGACGCTAGTGCGCAGGCGTCATATAGGCGTTGTATGATCGGTGTGACCAGCGACGGAAGCTTGTTCGCGCTGAACATGTTTGAGCCGTGTTCGGTCAAACAAATGTTCGCTGCAAACACTGTTGTGAGACATGTTGTGTATGATCAATATGACCAGCCGTTATACAGCTCTGAAACATGTTTGCATACATGTTGTTGAACATGTTTTGAGTGCTTgtttaaccagtgtgaccgCTGCTTAAGTGGAAAAGAGTCGGCGTACTGTACAATGTGTGTTCTGTCCAGACGCAGACATCTGCACGATTGAGTGGTTTTGACATGTGCACTATTGATTACGTTTTTGTTACTCGCCTTTCCTATTTTTTTACGAGTATCatagacctttttttttctatttctctgCATGGTTATCtcgcatatcattttatgtgtTATTGGGAATGTTGAACGATTCTGTAGATCAGCATGCCTCTTCTCGTTTTGCTTCGGCGCCCAGTCGCCCTCTTTTGGTTTTCTGTTAATCACAATGTCAGGTGTTGAACCTCAGCACATGCTTTTGATCCTTGTTTTCTGTCTTAGGCTCCACATTCTTGTTATGCTTTGCCTGACACCAGCATCTATGTTAGAATATGTTTCCTGAGAGGTACATCCGTTGAGCTTGTCGACGGAGCAGCCGTATAGGATTATATCTTCCAGTCTAGCTCCACTACTGCCCCTGCATGGCTTGCATTTCTGCAAATGAGGGTCATCACCTATCTAAGCCTGTCCTTTAGTCATAATGTCCCGGTTTCCTTATACTCACACTAAGCTCGTCATTCTGTTTCAGCATCTAGGAGGCTCAACGAGTGATCACAACACAATATCAACGCCTGTGTGACGTCGCTCTGCCAAACTGTATTTTAAGTGTTCCTCGGTGAACCGCTGGGAACGGTACCAGCCGCACTGAGACATAAGGACAAACGAAATGCTCCTTCACGAGGTCCCTGTGATTGTGTACATAAGACATATTTCTCATGTGACGTACGAAATGCGTCGACATGGCTCCAGAGACAGAGCCGTCTCGAGGACAACACCTAGTCACCTCTACGAGAGCACCAGCGAAGCTCACCACCAAACTGCAGAACCAGCAGCACAGCAATGAGACATTTTGAACCAGGCCATCGCGAGCTACAGCCCGTCTTTCGCTACATTAATCACACTGGTGCGCCGGGAAGAGGAAACATTCCTGGACAACATTGACTTTTACCCAGAGACTCTTCGCTAGAAGCATCGTCCCCAATTCTTGGTGAACCGCGTGTTTTCAGGTCGGGAAGACAACAGTAGTCTACTGTCAACTGCTGTTTTACCAACGCGTTCACTCTTATTTAATTCGCATTATTTTTCAACATCTTCACATAAGTACTTCACATGAACTTGAAGAAAGCTTTGACCTCTAAAATAAACAAATGATTAATACCATTGAATTTGCTAACCGACTGAAAAGCATCGCTAAGCGTTGCTAAGGGTTAAAGGGTGCAAGCGTATACTTCGTTAAAGGAAGCATCTGCCAAAAACAGAGCCTAACAAACCTCGTAGGACAAGTTGTAGGGTTTCAGAAAAGCTGTACCATAAGGGAACACAGTAAATTACGTCGTTATTATTTAGCACGTTCTTTAGCTTTCCTTTCCCAGAAGGCGAACTCTGTGAAAGCAGGCCGCAGAAAACAGACTAGGACATACTACATAATGAAAAAGCCTAGGACAGAAAAACGGACAACCTTTATTatgatattattattattatcattattgttgttgctgttgttgctgctgttgttgttgttgttcatggaGTTTAGCCACCAGCTTGCCCGCGTCTCTGCTATTTTATGTGTGAAGGCAGCATCCGTAAATTTTGCGTTTTAACTGCAGCGGATTTTATCTCAAATAACACGCGTTTTAGCTCAGGAACAATTATCATAAAGAACCCCAGGCGGTCTAAATTATCCGCAGttctaccctgcggcacgtgcatcATGTATCAACACAATTGTGGGCTGACTCACCTTGCATGTAAATCTACCCaattattagagagttttagccaGGGTTGGTTACTGAAAATTTTATTGTTTACGGTTCCATTTCCAGTAACTGAAAAACTCTgcgtttcgtttccgtttctggacgattttcggtaccggtttctgtttccgtttcctttaa
It contains:
- the LOC135385944 gene encoding uncharacterized protein LOC135385944 gives rise to the protein MNLEAGHPSRNAEIVVDDENCELALAAIALLEAEEELSASSGSRGQRPKRRSVWVKPYLLRRPQMSCYENLMRELAVEDHDGYRRYLRMDVATFEYLLNMVRPYIEKQDTNFRAAISPGERLAVTLRHLATGYQGPEGSSKMLSVSWQAGGSFSGVRYGPVLKMPRIW